A genomic window from Gossypium hirsutum isolate 1008001.06 chromosome D12, Gossypium_hirsutum_v2.1, whole genome shotgun sequence includes:
- the LOC107947530 gene encoding putative invertase inhibitor — MKNSHISSLVFFYLLLVSVSSNLIQESCNKAAKLDPQTIKLDFCVSNFEGNPKAKSATTVSDLVEVSIEAAITNATSIGSIISKLLENKSLESFERDGLKNCSWLYSLAGTCLQGAGEAFKAKNYATAGVDIVASIEAPMNCEDQFKKKKGFVSPLTKENNIFFLLTDISRVFMTIAQKG; from the coding sequence ATGAAGAATTCTCACATTTCTTCTCTTGTTTTCTTCTACCTTTTGCTTGTCTCAGTGAGCTCCAATCTTATTCAAGAATCTTGCAACAAAGCTGCAAAGCTTGATCCCCAAACTATAAAGTTGGACTTTTGTGTATCAAACTTTGAAGGGAATcccaaagccaaatcagctacCACTGTTTCAGATTTGGTTGAAGTATCCATTGAGGCTGCCATAACTAATGCGACGAGCATTGGCTCGATAATATCCAAGCTTTTGGAAAACAAAAGCCTTGAATCTTTTGAAAGGGACGGCTTGAAAAATTGCTCTTGGCTTTACTCTCTTGCAGGGACTTGTTTACAAGGTGCTGGGGAGGCTTTTAAGGCTAAAAATTATGCAACTGCTGGTGTAGACATAGTTGCTTCCATTGAAGCACCAATGAATTGTGAAGACCAGTTCAAGAAGAAGAAAGGGTTCGTGTCACCGTTGACAAAGGAAAACAACATATTCTTTCTGCTAACTGACATCTCTCGTGTGTTCATGACCATAGCCCAAAAAGGATGA